One window of Bactrocera tryoni isolate S06 chromosome 2, CSIRO_BtryS06_freeze2, whole genome shotgun sequence genomic DNA carries:
- the LOC120769779 gene encoding uncharacterized protein LOC120769779 isoform X2, producing the protein MAVVLFIITIPTETEELLLQSEFRKKKPDIGANYGREDKLLSTPVTTATTTATLSNLSNATTTTAAVTINITDANEIDIVSLGAKMDNPLTTQTLDQQQYSTFPKRRRSEGNKFLFGDAGQLLKNSIFRDSSTGSASDSAKDIDVEIVDGPPFIRKSWEGLRDILSSSSRKRKRDSSQLNIPNDSCMETVLREILKRSQIFNAVWTKDTDGRMHQVIFTVEFNENYENLLDKLHEWGIGDRVGSSVSVMNCLVSKTFRREAELDLPQENDDVNLNEQKQSVWNRFMNSVRSRLNVAQIVRDVRQDAAITFDFVILLISATILAAIGLAEDSTIFLAASMLVSPLMGPIIAAIFGTAIKDPTLRTLGLRNELIGILIATIIGFIFGLVICSIDERYGNGEGLTAEMLSRSELHSLLVGLFTAIPSGAAAAVAILGGNIGSLVGVAISASLLPPAINAGVLWALALIYTLFETDDSRFNIVVKSHSFSNNQATELVMLGAISMLVTISNIICVYIMGVLVLKVKEIAPAISRNHREFWKHDIKIARGLPKNGIDTNALIDEFANLPREDQKTLGIDYDLLRTLRLDDASYQNTWSPISNRQLFDRSALNVIRDNYSTVHQIERLYSTMNQQQTLQYGRNRCSLNRHPTARASDYGNTYEILAASLPRCATMPTQTNCPSINVLNAVGEADSSTANPSTQSSMTNTPTATLDERKRRKFIVTPAEDPIRISINYDEMDA; encoded by the exons atggCCGTTGTTTTATTCATAATCACCATACCGACAGAAACGGAGGAGTTGCTGCTGCAAAGTGAATTTCGCAAAAAGAAACCTGATATCGGTGCTAACTATGGACGAGAAGATAAACTGCTTTCCACACCtgtcacaacagcaacaacaactgcaacttTATCAAATTTATCCAATGCTACGACTACCACCGCTGCAGTTACCATTAACATTACCGATGCTAATGAAATCGATATTGTTAGCCTTGGCGCTAAAATGGATAACCCACTGACCACACAGACACTGGATCAGCAGCAATACAGCACTTTCCCGAAACGACGAAGATCAGAAGGCAATAAATTCTTATTTGGCGATGCTGGACAGTTGCTTAAGAATTCAATCTTCAGGGATAGCAGCACAGGCAGTGCGTCAGATAGTGCGAAAGACATTGATGTGGAGATTGTG GACGGGCcaccatttatacggaaatctTGGGAAGGTTTACGTGATATTCTTTCATCTTCAAGCCGTAAAAGGAAAAGAGATTCATCGCAACTAAATATACCAAATGACTCTTGCATGGAGACGGTATTAcgtgaaattttaaaaagatctcAAATATTCAACGCAGTTTGGACGAAAGACACTGATGGACGTATGCATCAG GTAATATTTACAGTTGAGTTTAATGAGAACTATGAAAATTTATTGGACAAACTTCACGAGTGGGGCATCGGAGATCGCGTTGGATCGAGCGTATCTGTGATGAATTGTTTGGTCTCAAAAACATTTCGACGCGAGGCCGAACTCGATTTACCACAAGAAAATGACGATGT CAATTTGAACGAGCAAAAGCAAAGCGTTTGGAATCGTTTTATGAATTCGGTGAGAAGCCGGTTGAATGTGGCGCAAATTGTGCGAGATGTAAGACAAGATGCGGCTATAACATTCGATTTTGTCATATTGTTAATATCTGCCAC CATTTTGGCAGCAATTGGTTTAGCCGAAGATAGCACGATCTTTCTTGCAGCCAGTATGCTTGTTTCGCCTTTGATGGGTCCGATTATAGCTGCTATTTTCGGCACCGCTATCAAAGATCCGACGCTACGTACGTTGGGCTTACGAAATGAGCTAATTGGTATATTAATAGCAACAATTATCGGGTTCATTTTTGGCTTAGTAATCTGCTCGATCGATGAGCGTTACGGCAATGGCGAAGGACTAACGGCTGAGATGTTGTCACGCAGTGAATTACACTCTTTGCTGGTTGGTTTATTCACAGCAATACCTTCCGGTGCTGCAGCTGCGGTCGCAATTTTAGGCGGTAATATTGGTTCTTTGGTGGGTGTGGCGATATCGGCATCACTCCTACCACCAGCCATCAATGCT GGCGTCCTTTGGGCTTTAGCACTAATTTACACACTTTTCGAAACGGATGATTCAAGATTTAACATTGTTGTTAAGTCGCATTCGTTTTCCAACAATCAAGCCACCGAATTGGTAATGTTGGGTGCCATAAGTATGctagtaacaatttcaaatataatatgtgTCTACATTATGGGCGTATTGGTACTGAAAGTTAAGGAGATTGCGCCCGCAATTTCCAGAAATCATCGAGAGTTTTGGAAACACGACATAAAAATCGCACGAGGCCTTCCCAAGAATGGTATCGACACCAATGCTCTAATCGATGAATTTGCCAACCTTCCGCGAGAGGATCAAAAAACTTTGGGTATAGATTATGATCTATTACGAACGCTACGTTTAGATGATGCTTCGTATCAAAACACTTGGTCGCCCATTTCGAATAGACAATTATTCGATCGTTCTGCGTTAAATGTTATTAGGGATAACTACTCTACTGTTCATCAAATAGAACGTTTATACTCGACTATGAACCAACAGCAAACGCTGCAATATGGAAG aaaCCGTTGTAGTTTAAATCGTCATCCAACAGCGCGAGCTAGCGATTATGGAAATACCTATGAAATATTAGCAGCCAGT TTACCACGATGCGCAACAATGCCCACGCAAACTAATTGTCCTAGCATTAATGTTTTAAATGCGGTAGGAGAGGCAGACTCTTCTACAGCTAATCCATCTACGCAATCTTCGATGACAAATACTCCGACAGCAACATTGGACGAACGTAAACGACGCAAATTTATCGTAACACCCGCTGAAGATCCAATAAGGATTTCCATTAATTATGACGAAATGGATGCTTAG
- the LOC120769610 gene encoding uncharacterized protein LOC120769610 has protein sequence MWSKKIFSQYIKIQSSFKSSKEMAANQFYENRFTNFHKNHIKLFAVYMKTANLMQNSNVLKRSL, from the coding sequence ATGTGGTCCAAGAAAATTTTCAGCCAGTACATAAAAATTCAGTCATCGTTCAAGTCGTCTAAAGAAATGGCAGCCAATCAATTCTACGAAAACagatttacaaattttcataaaaatcatataaaactaTTTGCTGTTTATATGAAAACagcaaatttaatgcaaaattcAAACGTGCTCAAGCGATCTCTTTAA
- the LOC120769779 gene encoding uncharacterized protein LOC120769779 isoform X3: MAVVLFIITIPTETEELLLQSEFRKKKPDIGANYGREDKLLSTPVTTATTTATLSNLSNATTTTAAVTINITDANEIDIVSLGAKMDNPLTTQTLDQQQYSTFPKRRRSEGNKFLFGDAGQLLKNSIFRDSSTGSASDSAKDIDVEIVDGPPFIRKSWEGLRDILSSSSRKRKRDSSQLNIPNDSCMETVLREILKRSQIFNAVWTKDTDGRMHQVIFTVEFNENYENLLDKLHEWGIGDRVGSSVSVMNCLVSKTFRREAELDLPQENDDVNLNEQKQSVWNRFMNSVRSRLNVAQIVRDVRQDAAITFDFVILLISATILAAIGLAEDSTIFLAASMLVSPLMGPIIAAIFGTAIKDPTLRTLGLRNELIGILIATIIGFIFGLVICSIDERYGNGEGLTAEMLSRSELHSLLVGLFTAIPSGAAAAVAILGGNIGSLVGVAISASLLPPAINAGVLWALALIYTLFETDDSRFNIVVKSHSFSNNQATELVMLGAISMLVTISNIICVYIMGVLVLKVKEIAPAISRNHREFWKHDIKIARGLPKNGIDTNALIDEFANLPREDQKTLGIDYDLLRTLRLDDASYQNTWSPISNRQLFDRSALNVIRDNYSTVHQIERLYSTMNQQQTLQYGSYHDAQQCPRKLIVLALMF; this comes from the exons atggCCGTTGTTTTATTCATAATCACCATACCGACAGAAACGGAGGAGTTGCTGCTGCAAAGTGAATTTCGCAAAAAGAAACCTGATATCGGTGCTAACTATGGACGAGAAGATAAACTGCTTTCCACACCtgtcacaacagcaacaacaactgcaacttTATCAAATTTATCCAATGCTACGACTACCACCGCTGCAGTTACCATTAACATTACCGATGCTAATGAAATCGATATTGTTAGCCTTGGCGCTAAAATGGATAACCCACTGACCACACAGACACTGGATCAGCAGCAATACAGCACTTTCCCGAAACGACGAAGATCAGAAGGCAATAAATTCTTATTTGGCGATGCTGGACAGTTGCTTAAGAATTCAATCTTCAGGGATAGCAGCACAGGCAGTGCGTCAGATAGTGCGAAAGACATTGATGTGGAGATTGTG GACGGGCcaccatttatacggaaatctTGGGAAGGTTTACGTGATATTCTTTCATCTTCAAGCCGTAAAAGGAAAAGAGATTCATCGCAACTAAATATACCAAATGACTCTTGCATGGAGACGGTATTAcgtgaaattttaaaaagatctcAAATATTCAACGCAGTTTGGACGAAAGACACTGATGGACGTATGCATCAG GTAATATTTACAGTTGAGTTTAATGAGAACTATGAAAATTTATTGGACAAACTTCACGAGTGGGGCATCGGAGATCGCGTTGGATCGAGCGTATCTGTGATGAATTGTTTGGTCTCAAAAACATTTCGACGCGAGGCCGAACTCGATTTACCACAAGAAAATGACGATGT CAATTTGAACGAGCAAAAGCAAAGCGTTTGGAATCGTTTTATGAATTCGGTGAGAAGCCGGTTGAATGTGGCGCAAATTGTGCGAGATGTAAGACAAGATGCGGCTATAACATTCGATTTTGTCATATTGTTAATATCTGCCAC CATTTTGGCAGCAATTGGTTTAGCCGAAGATAGCACGATCTTTCTTGCAGCCAGTATGCTTGTTTCGCCTTTGATGGGTCCGATTATAGCTGCTATTTTCGGCACCGCTATCAAAGATCCGACGCTACGTACGTTGGGCTTACGAAATGAGCTAATTGGTATATTAATAGCAACAATTATCGGGTTCATTTTTGGCTTAGTAATCTGCTCGATCGATGAGCGTTACGGCAATGGCGAAGGACTAACGGCTGAGATGTTGTCACGCAGTGAATTACACTCTTTGCTGGTTGGTTTATTCACAGCAATACCTTCCGGTGCTGCAGCTGCGGTCGCAATTTTAGGCGGTAATATTGGTTCTTTGGTGGGTGTGGCGATATCGGCATCACTCCTACCACCAGCCATCAATGCT GGCGTCCTTTGGGCTTTAGCACTAATTTACACACTTTTCGAAACGGATGATTCAAGATTTAACATTGTTGTTAAGTCGCATTCGTTTTCCAACAATCAAGCCACCGAATTGGTAATGTTGGGTGCCATAAGTATGctagtaacaatttcaaatataatatgtgTCTACATTATGGGCGTATTGGTACTGAAAGTTAAGGAGATTGCGCCCGCAATTTCCAGAAATCATCGAGAGTTTTGGAAACACGACATAAAAATCGCACGAGGCCTTCCCAAGAATGGTATCGACACCAATGCTCTAATCGATGAATTTGCCAACCTTCCGCGAGAGGATCAAAAAACTTTGGGTATAGATTATGATCTATTACGAACGCTACGTTTAGATGATGCTTCGTATCAAAACACTTGGTCGCCCATTTCGAATAGACAATTATTCGATCGTTCTGCGTTAAATGTTATTAGGGATAACTACTCTACTGTTCATCAAATAGAACGTTTATACTCGACTATGAACCAACAGCAAACGCTGCAATATGGAAG TTACCACGATGCGCAACAATGCCCACGCAAACTAATTGTCCTAGCATTAATGTTTTAA
- the LOC120769779 gene encoding uncharacterized protein LOC120769779 isoform X1 — protein sequence MAVVLFIITIPTETEELLLQSEFRKKKPDIGANYGREDKLLSTPVTTATTTATLSNLSNATTTTAAVTINITDANEIDIVSLGAKMDNPLTTQTLDQQQYSTFPKRRRSEGNKFLFGDAGQLLKNSIFRDSSTGSASDSAKDIDVEIVDGPPFIRKSWEGLRDILSSSSRKRKRDSSQLNIPNDSCMETVLREILKRSQIFNAVWTKDTDGRMHQVIFTVEFNENYENLLDKLHEWGIGDRVGSSVSVMNCLVSKTFRREAELDLPQENDDVNLNEQKQSVWNRFMNSVRSRLNVAQIVRDVRQDAAITFDFVILLISATILAAIGLAEDSTIFLAASMLVSPLMGPIIAAIFGTAIKDPTLRTLGLRNELIGILIATIIGFIFGLVICSIDERYGNGEGLTAEMLSRSELHSLLVGLFTAIPSGAAAAVAILGGNIGSLVGVAISASLLPPAINAGVLWALALIYTLFETDDSRFNIVVKSHSFSNNQATELVMLGAISMLVTISNIICVYIMGVLVLKVKEIAPAISRNHREFWKHDIKIARGLPKNGIDTNALIDEFANLPREDQKTLGIDYDLLRTLRLDDASYQNTWSPISNRQLFDRSALNVIRDNYSTVHQIERLYSTMNQQQTLQYGRNRCSLNRHPTARASDYGNTYEILAASVLPRCATMPTQTNCPSINVLNAVGEADSSTANPSTQSSMTNTPTATLDERKRRKFIVTPAEDPIRISINYDEMDA from the exons atggCCGTTGTTTTATTCATAATCACCATACCGACAGAAACGGAGGAGTTGCTGCTGCAAAGTGAATTTCGCAAAAAGAAACCTGATATCGGTGCTAACTATGGACGAGAAGATAAACTGCTTTCCACACCtgtcacaacagcaacaacaactgcaacttTATCAAATTTATCCAATGCTACGACTACCACCGCTGCAGTTACCATTAACATTACCGATGCTAATGAAATCGATATTGTTAGCCTTGGCGCTAAAATGGATAACCCACTGACCACACAGACACTGGATCAGCAGCAATACAGCACTTTCCCGAAACGACGAAGATCAGAAGGCAATAAATTCTTATTTGGCGATGCTGGACAGTTGCTTAAGAATTCAATCTTCAGGGATAGCAGCACAGGCAGTGCGTCAGATAGTGCGAAAGACATTGATGTGGAGATTGTG GACGGGCcaccatttatacggaaatctTGGGAAGGTTTACGTGATATTCTTTCATCTTCAAGCCGTAAAAGGAAAAGAGATTCATCGCAACTAAATATACCAAATGACTCTTGCATGGAGACGGTATTAcgtgaaattttaaaaagatctcAAATATTCAACGCAGTTTGGACGAAAGACACTGATGGACGTATGCATCAG GTAATATTTACAGTTGAGTTTAATGAGAACTATGAAAATTTATTGGACAAACTTCACGAGTGGGGCATCGGAGATCGCGTTGGATCGAGCGTATCTGTGATGAATTGTTTGGTCTCAAAAACATTTCGACGCGAGGCCGAACTCGATTTACCACAAGAAAATGACGATGT CAATTTGAACGAGCAAAAGCAAAGCGTTTGGAATCGTTTTATGAATTCGGTGAGAAGCCGGTTGAATGTGGCGCAAATTGTGCGAGATGTAAGACAAGATGCGGCTATAACATTCGATTTTGTCATATTGTTAATATCTGCCAC CATTTTGGCAGCAATTGGTTTAGCCGAAGATAGCACGATCTTTCTTGCAGCCAGTATGCTTGTTTCGCCTTTGATGGGTCCGATTATAGCTGCTATTTTCGGCACCGCTATCAAAGATCCGACGCTACGTACGTTGGGCTTACGAAATGAGCTAATTGGTATATTAATAGCAACAATTATCGGGTTCATTTTTGGCTTAGTAATCTGCTCGATCGATGAGCGTTACGGCAATGGCGAAGGACTAACGGCTGAGATGTTGTCACGCAGTGAATTACACTCTTTGCTGGTTGGTTTATTCACAGCAATACCTTCCGGTGCTGCAGCTGCGGTCGCAATTTTAGGCGGTAATATTGGTTCTTTGGTGGGTGTGGCGATATCGGCATCACTCCTACCACCAGCCATCAATGCT GGCGTCCTTTGGGCTTTAGCACTAATTTACACACTTTTCGAAACGGATGATTCAAGATTTAACATTGTTGTTAAGTCGCATTCGTTTTCCAACAATCAAGCCACCGAATTGGTAATGTTGGGTGCCATAAGTATGctagtaacaatttcaaatataatatgtgTCTACATTATGGGCGTATTGGTACTGAAAGTTAAGGAGATTGCGCCCGCAATTTCCAGAAATCATCGAGAGTTTTGGAAACACGACATAAAAATCGCACGAGGCCTTCCCAAGAATGGTATCGACACCAATGCTCTAATCGATGAATTTGCCAACCTTCCGCGAGAGGATCAAAAAACTTTGGGTATAGATTATGATCTATTACGAACGCTACGTTTAGATGATGCTTCGTATCAAAACACTTGGTCGCCCATTTCGAATAGACAATTATTCGATCGTTCTGCGTTAAATGTTATTAGGGATAACTACTCTACTGTTCATCAAATAGAACGTTTATACTCGACTATGAACCAACAGCAAACGCTGCAATATGGAAG aaaCCGTTGTAGTTTAAATCGTCATCCAACAGCGCGAGCTAGCGATTATGGAAATACCTATGAAATATTAGCAGCCAGTGTA TTACCACGATGCGCAACAATGCCCACGCAAACTAATTGTCCTAGCATTAATGTTTTAAATGCGGTAGGAGAGGCAGACTCTTCTACAGCTAATCCATCTACGCAATCTTCGATGACAAATACTCCGACAGCAACATTGGACGAACGTAAACGACGCAAATTTATCGTAACACCCGCTGAAGATCCAATAAGGATTTCCATTAATTATGACGAAATGGATGCTTAG